A single genomic interval of Dysidea avara chromosome 6, odDysAvar1.4, whole genome shotgun sequence harbors:
- the LOC136259237 gene encoding protocadherin-like wing polarity protein stan, with product MEQQPKKIAATLYVLLLLEAVRIANGMVTISGASSFEVSTIQDVTYQVMATTDNADAGLLYEITSVSPTIVEDDVMINSMTGLLTVRQILESEVAVGSFFLIEVTVTETMVVPADDDTITYTVIVLDTAVGGNEAPEFSMTSYTFTISENVANGYEVGTLTVTDNDRSTPSLTLNSFTTTFGFLTGTSTLIVVNAERVDFDTRRFYELVVTATDRADNALTSTATVIINLIDYNDLSPVVHNDGAHVVIQDSTPAMEVLLTVNVTDGDEPNTPNSQVTLMLDGDHGGQFAVMNHTIISSMALTVDQYNITIVAQDGGTPSQSTTAMVTIDVVNSNNHPPVFDILDDISFTENENETYTFTINDDDSGDESIPTTPVIIGEFASNFTINQGSTANEFVLTPTVPLDREVEETLLLILTVSDSGAAMFRLTTSITITVSVEDVNDNPPVNENLIHGMNISVSEETASGHVVYQVSASDRDNGTNAELSFIIESVDMTDLPFAIDAQSGNITTTRVINDAVGNVFSVNVTVTDGGSPALSDNSVVNIIVTETNNNRPVFSNLPSSINISENLPVDNLIVQDFVVTDDDGGDAGTFQVELQQTGSYFLLDGNSIRLNQAVDYETLNSHQLILVAIDNGRPAHTSSASVQVNINDINEFTPQFTQILYNLTALTDTQPGENTK from the exons ATGGAGCAGCAGCCAAAGAAGATTGCTGCTACACTCTATGTTCTACTTCTACTAGAAGCTGTTCGCATAGCCAATG GCATGGTAACAATCTCTGGTGCATCATCTTTTGAAGTGTCTACCATACAGGATGTTACATATCAAGTCATG GCAACAACTGATAATGCAGATGCTGGACTGCTGTATGAAATTACATCAG TTTCTCCTACAATTGTTGAAGATGATGTGATGATAAACTCAATGACAGGATTGCTGACTGTAAGACAAATTCTGGAATCTGAAGTGGCAGTTGGGAGCTTTTTTCTTATAGAA GTCACTGTCACAGAGACAATGGTAGTACCTGCTGATGATGATACTATCACATATACTGTCATTGTACTGGACACTGCAGTGGGGGGAAATGAGGCACCAGAATTTAGCATGACCAGTTATACATTTACTATCAGTGAAAATGTGGCAAATGGATATGAAGTTGGAACTTTGACTGTTACAGATAATGACA GATCAACACCATCCCTAACCCTGAATTCCTTTACAACTACATTTGGCTTCTTAACTGGTACCAGCACTCTAATAGTGGTCAACGCTGAAAGGGTTGACTTTGATACAAGAAGGTTTTATGAGTTGGTAGTGACTGCAACAGATAGAGCTGACAATGCCCTCACTTCCACTGCTACAGTTATCATCAACCTGATTGACTACAATGATCTGAGCCCAGTTGTGCACAATGATGG AGCACATGTTGTCATACAAGACAGTACACCAGCAATGGAAGTGTTACTAACAGTTAATGTCACTGATGGAGATGAGCCTAATACACCAAACTCTCAAGTTACATTGATGTTAGATGGCGACCATGGTGGACAGTTTGCAGTAATGAACCATACCATTATTTCCAGCATGGCTCTTACTGTGGATCAGTACAACATTACAATAGTTGCACAAGATGGTGGTACCCCATCACAGAGCACCACAGCAATGGTTACAATTGATGTCGTCAACAGTAATAATCATCCTCCAGTATTTGATATCCTTGATGACATAAGTTTTACCGAGAATGAAAATGAGACATACACATTTACCATTAATGATGATGACTCTGGTGATGAAAGCATACCCACGACTCCTGTTATAATTGGAGAGTTTGCTAGCAATTTTACCATCAATCAAGGATCAACAGCTAATGAATTTGTGCTGACGCCAACAGTTCCACTAGATCGTGAAGTAGAGGAAACACTATTGTTGATATTGACTGTATCTGACAGTGGTGCTGCCATGTTCAGGCTAACAACATCAATCACTATTACAGTCTCAGTAGAAGATGTCAATGACAATCCACCTGTCAATGAGAACCTTATCCATGGTATGAATATTTCTGTGTCTGAAGAAACTGCCAGTGGTCATGTTGTGTATCAAGTCAGTGCCAGTGACAGAGATAATGGAACAAATGCTGAATTATCATTTATCATTGAGAGTGTGGACATGACTGACCTTCCATTTGCCATTGATGCTCAAAGTGGCAACATTACAACAACTAGAGTAATCAATGATGCTGTAGGTAATGTCTTTTCTGTAAATGTCACAGTTACTGATGGAGGATCTCCAGCACTTTCAGACAATAGTGTTGTTAATATCATCGTTACAGAGACCAATAATAATAGACCAGTATTCAGCAACCTTCCCAGCTCCATCAACATTAGTGAAAATCTTCCTGTGGATAACCTAATAGTGCAGGATTTTGTTGTGACAGATGATGATGGGGGTGATGCAGGCACATTCCAGGTAGAACTACAACAAACTGGCTCCTACTTTTTACTTGATGGAAATTCCATTAGGTTAAATCAAGCAGTTGATTATGAG ACCTTAAATTCTCACCAGCTCATATTGGTGGCCATTGACAATGGACGTCCTGCCCATACATCCAGTGCTAGTGTACAAGTCAACATTAATGACATCAACGAGTTTACCCCTCAATTTACACAAATTCTTTACAACCTCACTGCTCTCACAGATACTCAGCCAGGTGAAAACACAAAATAA